From one Oncorhynchus keta strain PuntledgeMale-10-30-2019 chromosome 30, Oket_V2, whole genome shotgun sequence genomic stretch:
- the LOC118380941 gene encoding mediator of RNA polymerase II transcription subunit 7-like, which yields MGEPQQVSALPPPPMQYIKEYTDENIRKGLIPKPPPPIRDTYMMFGNQFQCDDLIIRPLESQGIERLHPMQFHHKRELKKLNMSILVNFLDLLDILIKSPGSIKREEKLEDLKLLFVHMHHLINEYRPHQARETLRVMMEVQKRQRLETAERFQKHLERVVEMIQGCLASLPHDLPQTEGLSGAGDVARGVGIGGALGLDARLKTEPMDVEEAGTSCMAVGPQQDKSMGSAAKKDRVLDKDAAMCSIIDEIA from the coding sequence ATGGGTGAACCACAGCAGGTGAgtgccctgcctccccctcctatGCAGTACATCAAGGAGTACACAGACGAGAACATCCGCAAGGGGCTCATCCCCAAACCCCCTCCTCCCATCCGAGACACCTACATGATGTTCGGCAACCAGTTCCAGTGTGACGACCTGATCATCCGACCGCTGGAGAGCCAGGGCATCGAGCGGCTCCACCCCATGCAGTTCCACCACAAACGGGAGCTCAAGAAGCTCAACATGTCCATCCTGGTGAATTTCCTGGATCTCCTGGACATCCTGATCAAGAGCCCTGGCagtataaagagagaggagaagctgGAGGACCTGAAGCTGCTGTTTGTCCACATGCACCATCTGATCAATGAGTACCGTCCGCACCAGGCCAGAGAGACCCTGAGGGTGATGATGGAAGTGCAGAAGAGACAGCGACTGGAGACTGCAGAGAGGTTCCAGAAACATCTGGAGAGGGTGGTGGAGATGATCCAGGGGTGCCTGGCCTCCCTGCCCCATGACCTACCCCAGACTGAGGGCTTGAGTGGGGCAGGGGATGTGGCGAGGGGTGTTGGGATTGGCGGGGCGTTGGGGTTGGACGCCAGGCTAAAGACTGAGCCCATGGACGTGGAGGAGGCTGGGACTAGCTGTATGGCTGTTGGGCCACAACAGGACAAAAGCATGGGTAGTGCTGCTAAGAAAGACAGAGTATTGGACAAGGATGCTGCCATGTGTAGTATTATCGACGAGATCGCCTGA